The following is a genomic window from Amycolatopsis cihanbeyliensis.
TGCGCCTGCTTGCGGGAGAGCCGGGCATACGCGTACGAGCGGCAGGTCTCGAACCAGTCCGGGTCGATCTCGTTCACACCGAGCTCGGCCCGCGCCCGCGGGAAGTGGGTGCGGTACATCTCCGGCACGTCGACGCAGGGCAGCGTCTCCGCGAGGTAGTCCCGCCGCGGGGTGACGGCCATCGCGCCGTTGACCAGCGACCCACCGCCCACGCCACGCCCGACGTAGACCGACATCTCGTCGAAGTCCACCCGGTCCAGCACCCCCGCGTGCCTGCGGATGGTCCGGTTGGCCAGGTCCATCCAGAGGAAGCTGGACAGGGGCGCCCTGGTCCGCTCGGCGAACCAGGTGGAGCGCTCGTCCGGGGACCGCATACCGCAGAAGGACGCGCTCGCCCCGCCGGACCAGGACTGCCCCATCTCGAGCATCAGGGTGGGCACGCCGGCCTCGGTGAGCCGCAACGCGGCGACCGCGGCCCCGTAACCGGAGCCGATCACGATGGCGGGCCAGGACCTCGGGGAACACCTCACGACCCCAGCATCACCGCTGCTGAGAGCGCACGCAAGGTTGAGTAAACACCGTTTACCTCACACTGGGGTCCGCTGCTCCTTCCGGGTCACCCAGATGGTGATGGTGCCGGTCACCACCGGCGCGCCCGCCTTGTCCGAGATGGTGACCGGAACCTCGACGTCCGCCCCCTCGTCACCGAACTCGGGGATCTCCGGCAGCTCGGCCACCGCGGTGAGCCCGGTCTCGGCCTTGGCCACGTAGTTCACCGTCATGCCCTTGGGCAGCCACCGGTGGGTGGTCGGCACCGTCGCCTCGGCCAGCATGCCCATCGCGATCTCGGCAAGGTTGCAGGCCGCGATCGCGTGGAAGGTGCCGATGTGGTTGTACACACCCCACCACTTGGGCGCGCTCACCGCGCAGTAGCCGGGCCGCAGCTCGCGCACCGAGGGCAGCACCGTGCGGAAGTAGGGGACCCGCAGGCACATCGCCGCCGAGAACAGCTGCCGCCCACCCGGCTTGGCCGCCAGTTTGGTCCACATCGCAAAGGTCTGGTTCCGCGCCATGCTCACTCCCTCGCAGGTTACTCGCCAGTAGCACAGTACACCGGCGGCTATATTCGCAACATGCGACAGGCCCTCTACCTCCTACGTCACGGCGAGACGGAATGGTCGGCCACCGGCCGGCACACCGGACGTACCGACATCCCACTGACCGCGAAAGGCGAACGGCAGGCGCGGGCGGCCGGCGAGACGCTCGACCTGCTCCGCGGCCCGGCGGCGCCGGTCGTGCTGGCCAGCCCGCGCGCGCGTGCGCTGCGCACGGCCGAACTGGCCGGGTTGCGGGTCGAGGAGGTCACCGAGGAACTGGCGGAGTGGGACTACGGTGAGTACGAGGGGCGGACCACCGAGGACATCCGGCGGACCGTGCCGGAGTGGACCGTCTGGTCGCACCCCAGCCCCGGTGGCGAGACGGCCGCACAGGTCGGCGAGCGCGCGCGTACGCTGCTCACCCGGATCGGCGACCTGCTGGGGGACACCGAGGTGGTACTGGTCGGCCACGGCCATTTCAGCCGCGTCCTGGTCGCCTGCTGGCTGGGGATGCCCGCGGGCGACGGGGTGCACTTCGGGCTGGGCCCGGCGGGCATCAGCGTGCTCGGCGCGGAGCGTGGCACACCGCAGATCCGGCACCTGAACGTTCCGGCTTGCCAAAGGGGTTGACGTGCAGCAAATTAGGCGTGTTCGCGAGTCCGATGTGGACACGGTGGTCGAGCTGGTCCATGAGCTCGCCGAGTACGAGAAGGCACCGCAGGAATGCCACCTGGAGGCCGGGCAGCTACGCGCGGCACTGTTCGCCGAGTCCCCGGCGCTGTTCGGGCACGTGGCCGAGGTGGACGGCGAGGTCGTGGGCTTCGCCCTGTGGTTCCTCAACTTCTCCACCTGGCGCGGGGTGCACGGGATCTACCTCGAGGACCTGTACATGCGACCGTCCCGGCGCGGCGCCGGGCTCGGCAAGGCCCTGCTGGCCGAGCTCGCGCGGGAGTGCGTGCGCCGGGGCTACGCCCGGCTCGAGTGGTGGGTGCTGGACTGGAACCCGGCGACCGAGTTCTACACGTCACTCGGTGCGGTACCGATGGACGAGTGGACCGTGTACCGGCTCACCGAAGGGCCGCTGCGCGAGCTCGGCGCTCAGTGTCTTACCCAAGAGTCGGGCTGTTCAGATCCGTAGCATGCGTCACCAAATACCTTGACCTGCAACGACCTCCCGCCCGTCGCCCACCACCACCCACACGGTGGCGCTGCGCGCCGCGGTGACCATGGGTCTGGCGGCCCGCGGTCGCTGAGTCGTTCTGAACAACCCTCCCAGTAGGCTCAGCCGTCCTCCTCCCGCTCGCGGCGGGCGGCCCGGCCCGCTGCGCCGTCCCTGCGGGCGGCCTCCTCCTCGGACTCACCGTCCTCCTGGCCGAGCACCCAGGCGCGGGAACGCCTGCGGAACAGCAGCACCACCGTCAGTACCCCCACCGCGATCAGGGGAATCCCGAACCCGGGCCGGCCGGAGGGGCCGGTGGCGTACCAGCCGACGCCGGCCATGATCAGGGCCACCACGACCCCTGGTGAGCGGGCCCAGGTCTTGCCGAGCAGCAGGCCTGCCGCGCAGGCGAGGGTGCCCGCCGCGAGCGCGAAGTAGTAGCCGGCCTCGGCGTAGACGTTGTTGCCGCCGATCTCGCTGGTGCCGCTGAACGAGCTGACCACCAGCAGGGCGGCGAGCGCGAGCATGGCCAGCCCGGGCAGCGCGGTGAGTACGCCCGCGAGGCGCACCTCGCCGGGGGCGGGCGAGATCTTGTCGGTGAAGGGCACGGAATTCTGGCCTTCCGGACTGCCGATCGGGTCAGGGGTCCACTCCGGGAATGACC
Proteins encoded in this region:
- a CDS encoding histidine phosphatase family protein, coding for MRQALYLLRHGETEWSATGRHTGRTDIPLTAKGERQARAAGETLDLLRGPAAPVVLASPRARALRTAELAGLRVEEVTEELAEWDYGEYEGRTTEDIRRTVPEWTVWSHPSPGGETAAQVGERARTLLTRIGDLLGDTEVVLVGHGHFSRVLVACWLGMPAGDGVHFGLGPAGISVLGAERGTPQIRHLNVPACQRG
- a CDS encoding hotdog fold domain-containing protein; protein product: MARNQTFAMWTKLAAKPGGRQLFSAAMCLRVPYFRTVLPSVRELRPGYCAVSAPKWWGVYNHIGTFHAIAACNLAEIAMGMLAEATVPTTHRWLPKGMTVNYVAKAETGLTAVAELPEIPEFGDEGADVEVPVTISDKAGAPVVTGTITIWVTRKEQRTPV
- a CDS encoding GNAT family N-acetyltransferase; its protein translation is MQQIRRVRESDVDTVVELVHELAEYEKAPQECHLEAGQLRAALFAESPALFGHVAEVDGEVVGFALWFLNFSTWRGVHGIYLEDLYMRPSRRGAGLGKALLAELARECVRRGYARLEWWVLDWNPATEFYTSLGAVPMDEWTVYRLTEGPLRELGAQCLTQESGCSDP